In Scleropages formosus chromosome 6, fSclFor1.1, whole genome shotgun sequence, the genomic stretch TTACAGTGTTCTCCGTCATTCACTTTTGTTAATCGCTTGTCCTGATGGGAGTCGCATCAATCCAGACCCTGagtggaagcactgggcactaGGCAAGGGCAGGGGTACAAACACCATTCAGGCAATTTAGAATGTCCAatcacctaaactgcatgtcttaaggactgtaggaggaaaccagagcaaccagaggaaacccacacagaaagcCCCGGGGAGAGCATACAAACATGACAAAGACTGacttggattcaaaccttctCCTGAACAGGCCAGACACgttgaggcagcagcgctacccgctgcaccaccatgccaccaaaAGAAGTGTAATACAACCCTATCCTCCAGTAAACTACACCGCtctgaaaaagtattttcactTTCCAATAATGTCTATTTTTGCaactttttaacattaaaacagaTCAATTTTTTTGTCAGCTTTATTACTATATGAGTGGAGCCTGAGagtaaaaaaagttacagcaatATTGTTTATATGTCAGTACCTTGGTGAAAGATAATAGAAGTGCGCAATAAAGATTGTGAAAAAGTCTCGTCTGTGCGAAAACTCTTTTACCTCAgcaacatttgcatatttttgagGATGAGCAGCTCTTTTCGGGTCTTGCCGCAACATCTCGATGGGATTCGGGTCAGGATAATATCATGCCCCTTCCCTAAGATTATTTTTCTCAGCCATCGTAATGCTGACATGTTTGCGTGTCCGGGATCGCTGTCTTGCTGCACGAGCGAGCTGCATTTCAGCTGTGACTCCGAGACTGACGGCCTGATGTTATTCTCAAATATCAAGGAATTCATGGTTCTTTCAGCGATAAGGCTGGTGAGGTCCTCTGGTagccaaaaatacataaaccatcCAACTGTCACCACTGTGCTTATCTGCTGGTAGAAGGTTCACCCTCCGAGATGCTGGGTCCACGTCAGCCAAAAAGCTCTACTTTTGATTAATCAGAGCGCAGGACTTTCTTCTACAAGTCTTGAGAGACATCCAGGTGCTTCTGGCGAACTGCAGAGAGGCTTTCGCGTTCTTTTTAGGGAGTGGGGGTTTCTGCATTGCCATTCAGCTGTTTATCCCATTTCCGCACGGTCACTTTCTAATTGAGGACTCATGCACAGCGGGGCGAGTCGAGACGGGCGTTTGAACCATTCCCCATTTCATGAGTATGGCTCTGACCGCGGTTCAGTTAAGGTTCAGAGTCCTAGGAATATCTGTGTAACCCTAACCGGACTTGACAGGCCTCGGCAAGCTGTCACGGAAGTCTTCAGAAATTTCTGCAATTTTCCTCTGCGTTTCACCAACTTGACTTTTGCTAATAAGGCTTTAAGCACTTGAAAATTATACCGAGGAAGGCTGTCCCAAATCAGGCCTCAGTGTATTCCAACACCTGACTAATTACTCCCTTATTTAGGCTAATTAAAGTTTGGGGGCAATTAATTTTCCGCTCCTataattgcacatttcattatcttccacacctaggaaatgacattaaaaatactGGTGTCGTTTGTAACTCTCTTAAGCTCCGCTCGTGGACTACTGGAACTGACAGcaagatctgatcaaatttaaggAGAAAAAGTTGCGAAAAATAGAAAGAcgtaaatacttttttttttttacggcactgtactgtatagatTGTTCTTTATCCCGCATCCAAAGTGGGTGTCGAGCGTGCCCAATCCGAGGGCCCGGCATGAAAACCCGCACCGCTGATCCGAGTGAGTACCTGAGTGTCTTACGCTGCATGTCGTCGTCGGTGAGGCCGTGGTACACCAGCGTCTCATTCCACACGGGGTTGCGCGTGTTTCTCAGGGTCTTGGTGCGAAGCTTGTTGGACTGAAGCAAAAATGGTACGGGGAAGAGGAGAAAGATTCATTGATCACTTATAGGAAAGATATGgtgctcctccccctccactGCTCTTATTGACAATATTTGCCGTTATTCATtcagatgatgcttttttcaaagcatcttacaatacacacacacacacacagtctgaaaccgcttgtgccaaggggggtcacggtgaactggagcctaacccggcaacacagggtgcaaggctagagggggaggggacacacccaggatgggacgccagtccaccgcaaggcaccccaagcgggacatgaaccccagactccccagagagcaggcacaagccaaacacGCTGCGCtgctgagccaccgcacccctcgcaTCTTACAAtaacttatccatttatacagccgagtcattcctactggagcaattgatggttaagtgctttgctcaacgGCACTACGatagcaggtgggatttgaaccagcaaccttctaaTCTAAAGAGACTAACGCAAACCACTGTGCTTCACACAGGATCCCACTTTTTCTGCAGTGCACTGTAACATGTAGccgtgtgtccccttcagcgcTGCGACAGCCTTCACCTTGCTAGCACCAGGTAACAGGTGCAGCTTGACATAAGGGTCAGCGAGGCCGTTGGAGTCCATCGGCTTGAGTCCCTGGAGGCGGAACGAAACACCGATCATTTACCACTCTCACCGAATTCCTTAGCAATACAGTGCTGCACAAAAGCATGTGAACCCTATAGTAACGGTAGTTACTCTTGCATAAGTtattaaaataagcataaaatctaaatgttacaTCTTAAACTccgcaaatgaataaatgatgacgATGATTCACACACCTGATCCTACTCACCTACTCGGTTTAACCAATGAAACTTGgtcttcacttatttttacacctgcactacttgtgtgtttctaccacacacacgatttcctctaaagcaacatatggaattgatcattacccacctattatgtcacatgagaaacactgattgtCATTCAGTGACCATtccgtggtaaaactaagggacgcaatgggttcacatactttcaagctgcACTGTATTAACGTGTTAATGGATAAGATCCTGTCACCAGTGACATGTGGAAGCACCACATGGTGAGTCTGTCCTGTCTTTAGCCCAGTTTGTGTGTTCGCATTGGGTTTTTTCCAGACAGATAATGAGACGGGTAGGATTCTCAGGTGCTTTTCCATCGCCGTCTTCATTCTTTGTCTCACATTTAAAGGTCACAGATGGGTTGCATGCTGGTCAGGTGCCACCACACTGCAAGGTACCTGCGCTCTGGCTGGCGGGAAGGTGCAAGGTTCTCACCTTGGCTTTTATGATGCAGCACTGCAGGCTGTTATTCTGCTGTTCGTAGATCAGACTGAACTCCAAGGAGCCCAGCGTGGCTGGAACGGAGGGACAGCATCAAATGAGAGCGaggacacacagctgggcaGGAGGTGGTACACAGTCCATCCAGCCAATGAGCAGATACTGGTCACAGACATATAGCAAACAAAATCTAATAATATCtaataaaagaaatgcaaatcgTAATTTGAATAATATTGCAACAGTATTTGCTAACAAATAGCCGAATGTTGATGTATCTGATAAGTGTTGAAAGAAATATCCTGTCCTGCAtgttttaaatcactgcatccAGAGGAGTTTAacagaatacagaaataatGCTTCCCGAGACATGCATTTTGCCATGTTTTTGcggggttttttttaatatgagcCCAGCACCAAACTTTGCTGTTTTGAATCTCAACTGAGCTGATGTTTGCGGAGGGCCAAGGGGTGACTGTCCTCTTACTGGCTTCATCTGAGTCATAGCTGTtgttctcctcttcttccttatCCGGAGGCAGCGGCTGATGTCGAGCAGGTTGAGGGTTGTAGGAGATTGGCTGTTTCCTCTCCTCCAGGACTGCAGGAGGCGCTCTCTCCTCCCGCTGAGCCGGGGTGAAGTAGTTGCTGTCGACCTCAGACGAGGGCGCTTGGCGGAACGCGAGCGCACGTACACATTCCATTAATGTCAAATCAACCGACCCGTCCCCAAACCCCAGAGCGCTCAGCCGAAAGCAGAGTAATGCTTTCATCGAGCAAAAATGAGACTCTCTTCAAacatgttggggggggggggggggagaccaGTGCCGTTGGGTAAGGCTTGCCCTTACCTTGGTGGGTCACAGGGGCAGCTGCCACCGGAGGGGGCCTGGAGCTCTGGACTGGGTCAGACCTCTTCACCACAGAGCTCGGCTGAACCTCATTGGCCTCCTCTGGACAGGAAGAACCTCCACCGGACATGGCGTGCACTTCGGTGGGCTTGGGCGCCACAGAGGGGCGTACTCCCTGGCTACGGGGTCCAGCAGCtgaagcacacgcacacacacacacacacacacacacacacacacacacacacacatgcgtttctgtagctgctcATTCACCCTGCTATTATAATGTGCAGAACACACATGATGGTTAAAGTGTTGGAGAAGCTGGGTGTCAGCTGGTGCTTGAAGCTGGACAGAGGTGAGGTCAGAGAACGCTCACCTTCACTTGGCTGCTCAGCAATGGAGGCGCGACTCTCCGCCGGGACTAGGGCACACAGGGAGGGAAAGTGACATGGATGCAGCGCTGAGCTCCGAACAAAGCCGCACCCCTCATGAAACACCGATGCGATGAGCTATTTCAAACCATACGCTTAATCATCACATTATATCCATAATTCCCACAGCTACTCCTCTGTGGATATGCTGGTTCTACCGCAGCTTCCTGTCTGCTGCCCTGGACTGTAATTGTATTATGTTATAGCAAGTGAGATATCCAGTGGGTACCAGCAGGAATTGTTATGAACACTTCAAAGGTGTTGTATGAAGATGAATGAAGGAGAGTCTACAAAGTGTCTCAGGAATGTAATCGCTGTAATACTGTCACTTTTAACTGTATACGATAATATTACGaagcgggtgcggtggcgcagtgggcttggccaggtcccgctctctggtgggtctggggttcgagccctgcttggggtgccttgcgatggaccggtgtcctgtcctggctgtgtcccctccccctttggccttgtgccctgtgcttgctgcgaccctgcttgggataaccggcttcagacaatatgtgtgtgtgtgtgtgtgtgtgtgtgtgtgtgtgtgtgtgtgtggtgatatTATGTTAGTTATAATACAAAAATACTCACAAGTCAGTAATTGTCAAATTGAATTGCTTACAAATGGTAAAGAACAAAACCGACAGGGTGGTAATAAAGGGGATACGGCCCTGACcatagctgtgtgtgtggcggggggggggggttactgtaTACAAGCTTACGAAATCAAACTCAGTTTAGATGGCCTGTTAGCATTAATGCGGCTGTACAACTCTCCGGCATGAGCAGATAATGTGCTCTTGGCTCACCGCCACCCTGGATCCTTAAGTTCCCCGGTGAATTCTGGGAGCCGGACTCCTTCGGCTTTGATATGGGCATGGGTGATGGCACTAGTTGCTTGGGTAGGCCTTTGAAGAACCAGGCTCCAGACCTCTTCCACACCTACGGCAACAAGTGAGGGAAAATTCGATAACGGTAGCAGGGAAGTAGGAACGGCAGCAATTATTACGCACAAACAATAGCTGTCATGTCACCTGGCATCTCAGCCCAGAGGCCTGTGCCAGCTGGCAACATTTCGGGGCGCTCGCGGCGCTGTAACGGAAGGTGTGCTGTCCCGGGCATCGCGGCAAGGGGCCGCCAAAACTAAACGAGGTAAAAATCTAGGGCCGGTCAACTTGGACCCATAGGATCATTTTTCAGAACATCTGGAGCCGCGTTAACATTCAGCTTCTGGCCATTTACGTTGCCGCGAAAGCTGTTTGCGAGGAACAGGTAGGTAACAAATATCATGCAGAAAAGCTGCGGGGCGTGCGTACTGCCGAATGAAAAGCGCAAACTCGCCTCCTTCTGCTCGCTGCAGATCTTGCACAGCCATACCGGGCGGCTTCGGCTGTTCTTCTGAACCCCGCAGCTGGTGCACATGTTCTGCGTGCGGTAAAGAAACACTGAGCGTCGGGAGGGATGGTCCGCGAAAAGTTCGTCCGTCGAGCCTCCAGCTCTTGGCGCTGGAGTTAGGACGGTATTTTTCAGACTTGTGAAACGAACTGATTGTGGGGAAGCAATTCATAAACGCTCTTTTCACAGCCGTCACCTTCAAGAATCAATCGGTTCGTCAAACATTATatggaaagaaaacagagaTTTTTTCCAGTACCTTCTTGCAATCCTCACAGACCACTGCGCTGACCCCCAGTGCGTTCAGCCGCTCCCCGCAAAGCAGGCAGCAGGAGACACCGTCCCCGCGGGCCGTCCGCTTCATGTCATCCAGCCGGTTCATTAGCCGCCTGCTCGATCAGAGTCGAGGGTCATCGTCAGCACCCGGCGGAACCCGTCCGCGTAAAAGCCGTACAAAACCTCACTCGTCCATCGTTCAGCACAAACTGCCCCTTTCGCTTCGTATTTTCCAAGCCCCGTCTTTGCATGATTATGTTTAGCAGGGAAACGGAGGAAACGTTCCCGTGGCGAGAAGCTTCCGGAAAAGCTCCGCGGAGCCGACCTCAGCCCACCGTCTTACCCTATCCTGTCCTGTTCCGCAGCCTCCATCTGCTGCGCCCGGGCGATAACGCCGTTGATGATCTCCTTCTCCTCGTCCGTCAGCTCCTCCGCCTGGGGTCCATTGCAGGGGGTCGACTGCATCGTCCGACCGGCCCTGCCAACCGTGCGGAGCAGCGATACGGGGTGAGAAAGGACGCGCACGCTCACACCCGACACGTGAACGCCGAGTTCAGAGCGCGCATGCAAAATGGCATGCTGAAGCACACACCTGGGGACCGAGCACGCGGGTTTGCGACAGATTCACTTCGCATGAGCAGAAGCTAGATGTCCTACAGggacaagtacacacacacaccccctcacacacacacacacacacacacacacacacacacacacacacacacacacacagtctgaaaccgtttgtccccaagcagggtcacgacgaaccagagcctaacccagcaacacagggcggagggctggagggggaggggggacacacccagagcaggacaccactccatcgcaaggcaccctaagcaggacttgaatcccagacccaccggagagcgggacccg encodes the following:
- the rph3aa gene encoding rabphilin-3A isoform X4, producing the protein MQSTPCNGPQAEELTDEEKEIINGVIARAQQMEAAEQDRIGRLMNRLDDMKRTARGDGVSCCLLCGERLNALGVSAVVCEDCKKNMCTSCGVQKNSRSRPVWLCKICSEQKEVWKRSGAWFFKGLPKQLVPSPMPISKPKESGSQNSPGNLRIQGGVPAESRASIAEQPSEAAGPRSQGVRPSVAPKPTEVHAMSGGGSSCPEEANEVQPSSVVKRSDPVQSSRPPPVAAAPVTHQAPSSEVDSNYFTPAQREERAPPAVLEERKQPISYNPQPARHQPLPPDKEEEENNSYDSDEATTLGSLEFSLIYEQQNNSLQCCIIKAKGLKPMDSNGLADPYVKLHLLPGASKSNKLRTKTLRNTRNPVWNETLVYHGLTDDDMQRKTLRLSVCDEDKFGHNEFIGETRVPLKKLKFNQKKNFNVCLERVIPMKRTGTAGSMRGMALYEEEVKETGEAEERGRILISLMYSSQQSRLIVGVIRCVHLAAMDANGYSDPFVKICLKPDMGKKAKHKTQIKKRTLNPEFNEEFGYDIKHSDLAKKSLDISVWDYDIGKSNDYIGGCQLGITAKGERLKHWYECLKNKDQKIERWHALLNENHVSSD
- the rph3aa gene encoding rabphilin-3A isoform X3, which codes for MTDTVVSRRSDQWVSLDDRQMGRHGSDKDQAGRTMQSTPCNGPQAEELTDEEKEIINGVIARAQQMEAAEQDRIGRLMNRLDDMKRTARGDGVSCCLLCGERLNALGVSAVVCEDCKKNMCTSCGVQKNSRSRPVWLCKICSEQKEVWKRSGAWFFKGLPKQLVPSPMPISKPKESGSQNSPGNLRIQGGVPAESRASIAEQPSEAAGPRSQGVRPSVAPKPTEVHAMSGGGSSCPEEANEVQPSSVVKRSDPVQSSRPPPVAAAPVTHQAPSSEVDSNYFTPAQREERAPPAVLEERKQPISYNPQPARHQPLPPDKEEEENNSYDSDEATTLGSLEFSLIYEQQNNSLQCCIIKAKGLKPMDSNGLADPYVKLHLLPGASKSNKLRTKTLRNTRNPVWNETLVYHGLTDDDMQRKTLRLSVCDEDKFGHNEFIGETRVPLKKLKFNQKKNFNVCLERVIPMKRTGTAGSMRGMALYEEEVKETGEAEERGRILISLMYSSQQSRLIVGVIRCVHLAAMDANGYSDPFVKICLKPDMGKKAKHKTQIKKRTLNPEFNEEFGYDIKHSDLAKKSLDISVWDYDIGKSNDYIGGCQLGITAKGERLKHWYECLKNKDQKIERWHALLNENHVSSD
- the rph3aa gene encoding rabphilin-3A isoform X2, whose amino-acid sequence is MRKRGKGLNLPVGSLGVNEPTITGMTDTVVSRRSDQWVSLDDRQMGRHGRAGRTMQSTPCNGPQAEELTDEEKEIINGVIARAQQMEAAEQDRIGRLMNRLDDMKRTARGDGVSCCLLCGERLNALGVSAVVCEDCKKNMCTSCGVQKNSRSRPVWLCKICSEQKEVWKRSGAWFFKGLPKQLVPSPMPISKPKESGSQNSPGNLRIQGGVPAESRASIAEQPSEAAGPRSQGVRPSVAPKPTEVHAMSGGGSSCPEEANEVQPSSVVKRSDPVQSSRPPPVAAAPVTHQAPSSEVDSNYFTPAQREERAPPAVLEERKQPISYNPQPARHQPLPPDKEEEENNSYDSDEATTLGSLEFSLIYEQQNNSLQCCIIKAKGLKPMDSNGLADPYVKLHLLPGASKSNKLRTKTLRNTRNPVWNETLVYHGLTDDDMQRKTLRLSVCDEDKFGHNEFIGETRVPLKKLKFNQKKNFNVCLERVIPMKRTGTAGSMRGMALYEEEVKETGEAEERGRILISLMYSSQQSRLIVGVIRCVHLAAMDANGYSDPFVKICLKPDMGKKAKHKTQIKKRTLNPEFNEEFGYDIKHSDLAKKSLDISVWDYDIGKSNDYIGGCQLGITAKGERLKHWYECLKNKDQKIERWHALLNENHVSSD
- the rph3aa gene encoding rabphilin-3A isoform X1; translated protein: MRKRGKGLNLPVGSLGVNEPTITGMTDTVVSRRSDQWVSLDDRQMGRHGSDKDQAGRTMQSTPCNGPQAEELTDEEKEIINGVIARAQQMEAAEQDRIGRLMNRLDDMKRTARGDGVSCCLLCGERLNALGVSAVVCEDCKKNMCTSCGVQKNSRSRPVWLCKICSEQKEVWKRSGAWFFKGLPKQLVPSPMPISKPKESGSQNSPGNLRIQGGVPAESRASIAEQPSEAAGPRSQGVRPSVAPKPTEVHAMSGGGSSCPEEANEVQPSSVVKRSDPVQSSRPPPVAAAPVTHQAPSSEVDSNYFTPAQREERAPPAVLEERKQPISYNPQPARHQPLPPDKEEEENNSYDSDEATTLGSLEFSLIYEQQNNSLQCCIIKAKGLKPMDSNGLADPYVKLHLLPGASKSNKLRTKTLRNTRNPVWNETLVYHGLTDDDMQRKTLRLSVCDEDKFGHNEFIGETRVPLKKLKFNQKKNFNVCLERVIPMKRTGTAGSMRGMALYEEEVKETGEAEERGRILISLMYSSQQSRLIVGVIRCVHLAAMDANGYSDPFVKICLKPDMGKKAKHKTQIKKRTLNPEFNEEFGYDIKHSDLAKKSLDISVWDYDIGKSNDYIGGCQLGITAKGERLKHWYECLKNKDQKIERWHALLNENHVSSD